The following are encoded in a window of Streptococcus pasteurianus genomic DNA:
- a CDS encoding phospho-sugar mutase, whose product MTYTENYQKWLDFAELPDYLREELVAMDEKTKEDAFYTNLEFGTAGMRGIIGAGTNCINIYVVRQATEGLAKLIETKGEDVKKRGVAIAYDSRHFSPEFAFESAQVLAKHGIKTYVFESLRPTPELSFAVRHLGTFAGIMVTASHNPAPFNGYKVYGEDGGQMPPADADALTDFIRAIEDPFAIELADLEESKASGLIEVIGEAVDAEYLKEVKDVNINQKLIDEYGKDMKIVYTPLHGTGEMLARRALAQAGFDSVQVVEAQAVPDPDFSTVKSPNPENQEAFALAEELGRKVDADVLVATDPDADRLGVEIRQADGSYRNLSGNQIGAIIAKYILEAHKTAGTLPENAALAKSIVSTELVTKIAESYGATMFNVLTGFKFIAEKIQEFEEKHNHTYMFGFEESFGYLIKPFVRDKDAIQAVLIVAEIAAYYRSRGLTLADGIEEIYKEYGYFAEKTISVTLSGVDGAAEIKKIMDKFRDNAPAQFNTTDIVKTEDFLTQTATSANGVEKLTTPPSNVLKYTLADDSWIAVRPSGTEPKIKFYIATVGTDLADAEAKITNIEKEINNFVK is encoded by the coding sequence ATGACTTACACTGAAAACTATCAAAAATGGCTTGACTTTGCGGAACTACCCGACTATCTCCGCGAAGAATTGGTAGCCATGGATGAGAAAACCAAAGAAGACGCCTTCTATACAAATCTTGAGTTTGGTACTGCAGGCATGCGTGGTATCATTGGTGCTGGTACTAACTGCATTAACATCTACGTTGTCCGCCAAGCAACTGAAGGTTTGGCAAAACTCATCGAAACTAAAGGTGAAGACGTTAAAAAACGTGGTGTTGCGATTGCTTACGATTCTCGCCACTTCTCACCAGAATTCGCATTTGAATCTGCTCAAGTTTTAGCAAAACATGGTATTAAAACTTATGTCTTTGAATCACTTCGTCCAACACCAGAATTGTCATTTGCAGTTCGTCATCTTGGCACATTTGCAGGTATCATGGTAACTGCTAGTCACAACCCAGCTCCATTTAACGGTTATAAAGTTTATGGTGAAGACGGTGGACAAATGCCACCAGCTGACGCTGACGCTTTGACTGACTTTATCCGTGCTATCGAAGATCCATTTGCTATCGAATTGGCTGACCTTGAAGAAAGCAAGGCTTCTGGTCTTATCGAAGTTATCGGTGAAGCTGTCGATGCTGAATACCTTAAAGAAGTCAAAGATGTTAACATCAACCAAAAATTGATTGATGAATACGGTAAAGACATGAAGATTGTTTACACACCACTTCATGGTACTGGTGAAATGCTTGCTCGTCGCGCACTTGCTCAAGCTGGTTTTGATTCAGTTCAAGTTGTTGAAGCTCAAGCTGTTCCAGACCCAGATTTCTCTACTGTAAAATCTCCAAATCCAGAAAACCAAGAAGCTTTTGCTCTTGCTGAAGAACTTGGTCGTAAAGTTGACGCTGATGTTCTTGTCGCAACTGACCCAGATGCTGACCGTCTCGGCGTTGAAATTCGTCAAGCAGACGGTTCATACCGTAACCTTTCTGGTAACCAAATCGGTGCCATTATCGCTAAATATATTCTTGAAGCTCACAAAACAGCTGGAACTCTTCCAGAAAATGCAGCTTTGGCAAAATCAATCGTTTCAACTGAATTGGTAACAAAAATTGCTGAAAGCTACGGCGCTACAATGTTTAATGTCTTGACTGGTTTCAAATTTATCGCTGAAAAAATTCAAGAATTTGAAGAAAAACATAACCACACTTACATGTTTGGTTTCGAAGAAAGCTTCGGTTACCTCATTAAACCGTTCGTACGTGATAAAGATGCTATTCAAGCTGTTCTTATCGTTGCTGAAATTGCAGCTTACTATCGCTCACGTGGTTTGACATTGGCTGACGGTATTGAAGAAATCTACAAAGAATACGGGTACTTCGCGGAAAAAACAATCTCAGTTACGCTTAGCGGTGTTGATGGAGCTGCTGAAATCAAGAAAATTATGGATAAATTCCGTGACAATGCCCCTGCACAATTCAACACAACTGATATTGTAAAAACTGAAGACTTCTTGACTCAAACAGCCACAAGCGCAAACGGCGTTGAAAAATTGACAACTCCACCAAGCAATGTATTGAAATACACACTTGCAGACGATTCTTGGATTGCCGTTCGCCCTTCAGGTACTGAACCAAAAATCAAATTCTATATCGCTACAGTTGGTACAGACTTAGCTGATGCAGAAGCTAAAATTACTAATATCGAAAAAGAAATCAACAATTTCGTTAAATAA
- a CDS encoding tyrosine-type recombinase/integrase — translation MSEKRRDNKNRILRTGESQRKDGRYAYKYVDAFGKTQFVYAWKLVPTDRTPAGKREDISLREKEQEIRQDINDGIDTVGKKMTVYELFKKYLKQQRNARLTTQNTYSYLLEFLKKDKLGAKSIDTVKISDVKTWLLELKDNGLAYGTVLFYKRALKPAFKMALHDDCIRKNPFDFSLSSVMKNDTENRQALTQEQEEQLLTYVKSDVCYRKHYDEIIILLRTGLRISEFCGLTVNDLDFKNRIINIDHQLIKVSKIGYVVQPPKSENGIRQIPMSDEVYQSFKNILKHRRKQKDLVIDGYRDFLFINRNGNPQVAVNYKAMFRNLVEKYNGNHEEQLPRITPHIMRHIFCTRLANAGMNPKALQYVMGHSNITITLNLYAHASLETVKSELQRFVA, via the coding sequence ATGTCTGAAAAAAGACGGGATAACAAAAATCGTATATTAAGAACGGGTGAGAGCCAGCGAAAAGACGGGAGATACGCATATAAATATGTGGACGCATTTGGAAAAACGCAATTTGTTTACGCATGGAAACTTGTACCGACAGACAGAACGCCAGCAGGAAAACGTGAAGATATTTCCTTACGGGAAAAAGAGCAAGAAATACGTCAAGACATCAACGACGGCATAGACACCGTTGGAAAGAAAATGACGGTGTATGAGCTTTTCAAGAAATATCTGAAACAACAGAGAAATGCAAGGCTGACTACACAAAACACTTACAGTTACCTACTGGAATTTTTGAAAAAGGACAAGCTTGGTGCAAAAAGCATTGATACGGTTAAAATTTCAGATGTTAAGACTTGGCTACTTGAATTAAAGGACAATGGGCTGGCGTATGGTACGGTTCTTTTTTATAAAAGAGCATTGAAGCCAGCGTTTAAAATGGCATTGCATGATGATTGTATCAGAAAGAACCCATTTGATTTTAGTTTAAGTAGTGTAATGAAAAATGACACGGAGAACCGACAAGCCTTGACGCAGGAGCAGGAAGAACAACTGCTGACCTATGTTAAAAGTGATGTATGTTACCGAAAGCATTATGATGAAATCATCATTTTGTTACGGACTGGACTTCGTATTTCTGAATTTTGCGGACTGACAGTAAATGATTTAGACTTTAAAAACAGAATAATCAATATCGACCACCAGCTTATCAAAGTATCGAAAATTGGTTATGTGGTGCAACCACCAAAATCAGAAAATGGTATCAGACAGATACCTATGAGCGACGAGGTGTATCAATCATTTAAGAACATACTGAAACACCGCAGGAAACAGAAAGACCTTGTGATTGACGGTTACAGAGATTTTCTATTTATCAATCGCAACGGCAATCCGCAAGTGGCAGTAAACTATAAAGCAATGTTCAGAAACCTTGTAGAGAAGTACAACGGTAATCACGAAGAACAGCTACCTAGAATTACACCACACATCATGCGTCATATATTCTGCACAAGATTAGCAAATGCAGGAATGAACCCAAAGGCATTGCAATATGTTATGGGACATTCAAATATAACTATCACGCTGAACCTTTACGCTCATGCTTCGCTGGAAACTGTAAAATCAGAATTACAGCGATTTGTAGCCTAG
- a CDS encoding excisionase, which yields MNNTDVPIWLKYSLTLEKASTYFRIGEKKLRRLVEENPDADWFIMNGNRIQIKRKPFEKFFDTLNVI from the coding sequence ATGAACAATACTGATGTGCCTATCTGGTTGAAATATTCTTTAACTTTGGAAAAAGCTTCAACATATTTTAGAATTGGCGAAAAGAAATTGCGTAGGCTGGTAGAAGAAAATCCCGACGCTGACTGGTTTATTATGAATGGAAACCGTATTCAGATAAAGCGTAAACCCTTTGAAAAATTCTTTGATACCTTGAATGTTATATAG
- a CDS encoding helix-turn-helix domain-containing protein has product MPKELTPTFTVISKACDGDETAISKILEFYDPYINQCCMRPFYDDNNNLRLAVDLEMKGFIKEAIIRKILNFYIKRF; this is encoded by the coding sequence ATGCCAAAAGAGCTGACACCGACTTTCACGGTTATTTCCAAAGCCTGCGACGGCGATGAAACAGCTATTTCAAAAATCTTGGAATTTTATGACCCATATATCAATCAATGCTGTATGCGTCCGTTTTACGACGATAACAACAACTTGCGTCTTGCGGTAGATTTGGAAATGAAAGGTTTTATCAAAGAAGCGATTATTCGTAAAATTTTAAACTTTTATATTAAACGCTTCTAA
- a CDS encoding RNA polymerase sigma factor, whose translation MKTSELQEKTCHQFDCAIKTVIRHRAIDFYRAILRSEKKEMPFAEIMDDLLNSIGTEDTYSTDYVAVFEVCGEKVSIEDEQLARALKAIEERKRNIVLQYFFIGDTDTYIGKMLDCSRANVTKCRIQTLDKLKQLIEEEKEKCQKS comes from the coding sequence ATGAAAACGTCAGAACTACAAGAAAAAACTTGTCATCAATTCGATTGTGCTATTAAAACAGTTATACGTCATAGAGCGATTGACTTCTATCGAGCGATACTCCGTTCAGAGAAAAAAGAAATGCCATTTGCCGAAATTATGGACGACCTCTTAAATTCCATAGGTACAGAAGATACATATTCTACGGATTATGTTGCAGTATTTGAAGTCTGTGGAGAAAAAGTATCAATCGAAGATGAACAACTGGCTCGTGCATTGAAAGCTATTGAAGAACGAAAGCGTAATATCGTTTTACAGTATTTCTTCATTGGAGATACGGACACTTATATTGGAAAAATGCTTGACTGTTCCAGAGCGAATGTAACGAAGTGCAGAATACAAACACTAGACAAGTTAAAGCAACTGATTGAGGAGGAAAAAGAAAAATGCCAAAAGAGCTGA
- a CDS encoding ABC transporter ATP-binding protein translates to MLEVKNVSYAYKTKKDKTILNNVSATFEEGIFYTIIGPSGAGKTTLLSLLAGLDTAVKGTVLCNGEDITKKGLNYHRKHNISLVFQNYNLIDYLTTVENVKLGGSGNAEKLLEEVGIGKEYWQRNVLQLSGGQQQRVAIARALASNAHVLLADEPTGNLDETTADEIIALLKKTAHELGKCVVVVTHSKHLAEEADEILEIKNGAISFLSE, encoded by the coding sequence ATGTTAGAAGTAAAGAATGTAAGCTATGCTTACAAAACAAAAAAAGATAAAACCATTTTGAATAATGTATCTGCTACTTTCGAGGAGGGTATCTTTTATACCATAATCGGTCCGAGTGGTGCAGGAAAAACAACACTCTTATCTCTGTTAGCAGGCTTAGATACAGCAGTAAAAGGGACTGTCCTTTGCAATGGCGAGGATATTACAAAAAAAGGGCTGAATTACCATAGAAAGCATAATATCTCATTGGTATTTCAAAATTATAATCTGATTGATTATTTGACAACCGTTGAAAATGTCAAATTAGGTGGAAGTGGAAATGCTGAAAAATTATTGGAAGAAGTCGGCATTGGAAAAGAATACTGGCAGAGAAATGTATTACAATTATCTGGCGGACAGCAACAGCGTGTAGCGATTGCAAGAGCATTAGCCAGCAACGCTCATGTACTTTTGGCAGACGAACCAACGGGAAATCTTGATGAAACTACCGCTGATGAAATCATTGCTTTGCTGAAAAAGACTGCACATGAATTAGGAAAATGTGTTGTTGTGGTTACACACAGTAAGCATTTGGCAGAAGAAGCCGACGAAATCTTAGAAATTAAAAACGGTGCAATTTCTTTTTTGTCTGAATAA
- a CDS encoding ABC transporter permease: MNFFGLARRSVFRKPVKSILLLLIVFAISTLLLAGVASKNASIEVQDKTRQAIGAGFLLERNAEYRTKRVREYSEKIGNDKEGSFGGYHQEKEIINGVETWTGWTTNEFESLDIKDIEKLAKAKGIADYNITTVTTPVNPVNFKRIEDKDVDQSADVGGVSLIGNRDMKLDRNVLSGNLHIKEGRMITPEDKDMCVISEKLAKQNNLKIGDKISFNDYHDTENSKVSEAEIVGIYQVDQKMSPLMQGDTYRSENVIFTDLRFPEKAESETSPLYERAYFKVDDVEAYDEVKQNLQKADINWEQYDLIDNNGNSETMSSNFNDLAKVSEMMILVISIASFVILVLVFLFWLKNRVQEVGIFLSLGVPKFRIIGQIWSEAIMITIFSLMLSFAVAPAVSKVTANYLVSQQVQQMQEEEKNNEGKVSTEYVAPKQDVQSISVEVTPEMYLLDGVSVLVLITASVLVSGIVILKRNPKDILSEMS, from the coding sequence ATGAATTTTTTTGGATTGGCAAGGCGTTCTGTGTTCAGAAAGCCCGTAAAAAGTATTCTCTTATTGTTGATTGTTTTTGCAATCAGTACCTTGCTTCTTGCAGGTGTGGCGAGCAAAAATGCCAGTATTGAGGTGCAGGACAAAACCAGACAAGCCATAGGTGCAGGCTTTCTTTTAGAAAGAAATGCAGAGTACCGAACAAAGCGAGTTCGTGAATACTCAGAAAAGATTGGTAATGATAAGGAAGGTAGTTTTGGTGGCTACCATCAGGAAAAAGAGATTATCAATGGTGTGGAGACTTGGACAGGCTGGACAACAAATGAATTTGAAAGCTTAGATATAAAAGACATTGAGAAATTGGCAAAAGCAAAAGGAATTGCTGATTACAATATTACAACAGTAACAACTCCCGTAAACCCTGTAAATTTCAAAAGAATTGAAGATAAAGATGTAGACCAGAGTGCAGACGTTGGCGGTGTAAGTTTAATTGGAAACAGAGATATGAAACTTGACAGAAATGTTTTATCTGGCAACCTGCATATCAAAGAGGGACGAATGATAACACCAGAGGATAAAGATATGTGTGTCATTTCAGAGAAACTTGCAAAGCAAAATAATTTGAAAATCGGCGATAAGATTTCTTTTAATGATTATCACGATACCGAAAATTCAAAGGTATCAGAAGCCGAGATTGTGGGAATTTATCAAGTGGATCAAAAGATGTCCCCACTTATGCAGGGCGATACTTACCGTTCGGAAAATGTGATATTTACTGATTTGAGATTTCCAGAAAAGGCAGAAAGTGAAACAAGTCCATTATATGAAAGAGCATATTTCAAAGTGGACGATGTGGAAGCTTACGACGAAGTAAAACAAAATCTTCAAAAAGCGGACATCAACTGGGAACAGTATGATTTGATTGACAATAACGGAAATTCTGAAACCATGTCCTCAAACTTTAATGATTTGGCAAAAGTAAGTGAAATGATGATATTGGTAATTTCCATTGCAAGTTTTGTTATTCTTGTTTTAGTATTTCTGTTCTGGCTGAAAAATCGAGTGCAGGAAGTCGGCATTTTCTTATCTCTCGGTGTTCCGAAATTTAGAATTATCGGGCAAATTTGGAGTGAAGCGATTATGATTACTATTTTTTCCCTTATGTTATCCTTTGCTGTCGCTCCTGCCGTTTCCAAAGTAACTGCAAATTATCTGGTATCACAGCAGGTTCAGCAAATGCAGGAAGAAGAAAAGAACAATGAGGGAAAGGTATCCACAGAATACGTTGCACCAAAGCAAGACGTGCAGAGTATCAGCGTAGAGGTTACGCCAGAAATGTATCTGCTTGACGGTGTAAGTGTTCTTGTGTTGATAACGGCTTCTGTTCTGGTATCTGGAATTGTAATACTAAAGAGAAACCCGAAAGATATTTTATCGGAAATGAGTTAG
- a CDS encoding ABC transporter permease has product MKFYQLGFRYLQRKKGKTILLLIVLILVNSMILGTSMILRTTNESKQAMQEKTNSKIVAEITSKDSKITENEVNKIETLEDVSAINRIGRQEVFPDNFYPVTLNTSTNEENLKIALLSYDDLEKDSPFSEMQYRLSSGDYIKQEKKGAVINTNLANQNGLKIGDTIELSTKSGTKVSVQIIGMFKSAGNVEKDQPAETTAVNRIENQIFIDNSAYKELLKEPAFEKICIYSKRPENLDVLETSLQKIFGNDIALSTSDTLYQQMSAPLEQISKVANLMLILTLMTGTVVVSLLLCMWMRTRQKEVAIFMSLGKAKSEIFLQTLLEAGSVFTLSVFGATAIGKLFSGVLQNVITGSETVTENLKVVLQIQDIGMLFLLGGAVILVALCCSILPILRANPKDILAKMEG; this is encoded by the coding sequence ATGAAGTTTTATCAACTTGGTTTTCGCTATTTACAGCGAAAAAAAGGGAAAACTATTCTTTTGTTGATTGTTCTGATACTTGTAAACAGTATGATTTTAGGTACAAGCATGATTTTAAGAACTACAAATGAGTCTAAACAAGCTATGCAGGAAAAAACAAACTCTAAAATAGTGGCTGAAATTACAAGTAAGGACAGCAAAATAACCGAGAATGAAGTAAACAAGATTGAAACGCTGGAAGATGTTTCAGCTATCAACCGTATAGGTAGGCAAGAGGTATTTCCAGATAATTTTTATCCCGTTACTCTCAATACCTCTACAAATGAGGAAAATTTGAAAATAGCGTTGCTCTCCTATGATGATTTGGAAAAGGACAGTCCTTTTTCAGAAATGCAGTACCGCTTATCTTCTGGTGATTATATCAAACAAGAGAAAAAAGGTGCTGTTATCAATACAAACCTTGCAAATCAGAATGGGCTAAAGATTGGAGATACCATTGAACTAAGTACAAAAAGCGGAACAAAAGTATCTGTTCAGATTATTGGAATGTTCAAGTCCGCAGGAAATGTGGAAAAAGACCAGCCAGCAGAAACTACGGCGGTCAATCGAATAGAAAATCAAATCTTTATTGACAACAGCGCTTATAAAGAATTGTTAAAAGAACCTGCATTTGAAAAAATCTGCATTTACTCAAAAAGACCAGAAAATTTAGATGTGCTGGAAACCAGTCTGCAAAAAATATTTGGAAATGACATAGCACTTAGCACGTCTGATACCCTTTATCAACAGATGTCTGCTCCATTAGAGCAAATCAGCAAGGTGGCAAACCTTATGCTGATACTTACCTTGATGACTGGTACTGTCGTTGTTTCCCTGCTGTTATGTATGTGGATGAGGACAAGACAAAAGGAAGTGGCAATCTTTATGAGCCTAGGTAAAGCAAAAAGTGAAATTTTCCTGCAAACTTTATTAGAAGCAGGTAGTGTATTTACGCTTTCGGTTTTTGGAGCAACAGCGATTGGTAAATTGTTCTCTGGTGTTTTGCAAAACGTCATTACTGGTTCAGAAACAGTAACAGAAAATCTAAAAGTGGTTTTGCAGATACAAGATATTGGAATGTTGTTCCTTTTAGGCGGTGCAGTTATTTTGGTAGCATTGTGTTGCTCCATTCTTCCCATATTACGGGCAAACCCAAAAGATATATTAGCAAAAATGGAGGGATAG
- a CDS encoding response regulator transcription factor, with protein MKILLLEDDLELCKNIKISLEKENYMVDCCNDGETAMLYALNTDYSYDLAIVDRMLPIIDGLTIIKSMRKKGISIPIIIITAMSTLDDRVEGLDGGADDYLVKPFHIKELLARVRALTRRPANIQLSPKLQWGDLTFDKDSRTLSTPNNSLLLTSKETELTFVFMQNPETLFSREQLILKIWGSSSEVETGNVDSYISFLRKRLKELKSSCKITTVYGAGYKLEKETC; from the coding sequence ATGAAAATACTTCTTCTGGAAGATGATTTAGAGTTATGTAAAAATATAAAAATTTCGCTGGAAAAAGAAAACTATATGGTTGATTGTTGCAATGACGGGGAAACTGCTATGCTGTATGCCTTAAATACAGACTATTCTTATGACCTTGCCATTGTAGACCGTATGTTACCGATTATTGACGGTTTAACAATCATAAAATCTATGCGTAAAAAAGGAATATCTATTCCTATCATTATCATTACAGCCATGAGTACCCTTGATGATCGGGTTGAGGGTTTAGACGGAGGTGCTGATGATTACTTAGTAAAACCATTTCATATCAAAGAATTGCTTGCAAGGGTTCGGGCGTTGACAAGGCGACCTGCCAATATCCAATTATCTCCCAAATTACAATGGGGAGATTTAACTTTCGATAAAGACAGCAGAACCTTATCCACACCAAATAATTCTCTTTTATTAACTTCAAAAGAAACCGAGTTGACTTTTGTATTTATGCAGAACCCAGAAACACTATTTTCCCGTGAACAGCTAATCCTTAAAATCTGGGGTAGTTCTTCCGAAGTAGAAACTGGCAATGTAGACAGCTACATTTCTTTTCTGCGAAAACGTCTAAAGGAGTTAAAAAGTTCCTGTAAAATAACAACGGTCTACGGTGCAGGGTACAAACTGGAGAAAGAAACATGTTAA
- a CDS encoding sensor histidine kinase, whose translation MLNNLYRKLHILFASSVMLIITLVIFFVVANTVYTEKINESTLFQRLTTLLIYQAESDSSDMDKALKAYEESDHIFSLISDTKGNTIYQSDFPFPTSADKLLHDVEKQISTQPLSQTESTATSQGGFLEIKGKHHDTYFVIPATIMTANDTVYHGNFLYQTAGLTDILQKTLPIYLLIWLLACIVVIILTRYLLKKSFAPTERILQSQKDFVATASHELKSPLAVMISNTDMLLDDVSLNEQAKQALQTIDFECMRLSRLVKDMLLLASSDAKTWTLHKSTINVDTLLITLYETYEPVCMKQNLELKLHLSEESYPAMLTDKDRLFQILCIFMDNAIQHSKNNSLIEIEVIATEKNIAFSVVDHGQGISDEDKQYIFDRFYSGDKSHANKANFGLGLSIAKELTQMLNGTITINDTVGGGAAFTVKFPLK comes from the coding sequence ATGTTAAATAACTTATACCGAAAACTTCATATTCTGTTTGCAAGTTCTGTTATGCTGATTATTACCCTTGTGATTTTCTTTGTTGTTGCGAATACGGTTTATACGGAGAAAATCAACGAAAGTACCTTGTTTCAAAGATTAACAACCTTGCTGATTTATCAAGCGGAAAGTGATTCTTCGGATATGGATAAAGCACTCAAAGCCTACGAAGAAAGTGATCATATTTTTTCCTTGATTAGCGATACAAAAGGGAATACCATTTATCAAAGTGATTTTCCATTTCCAACTTCTGCGGACAAGCTGTTGCATGATGTAGAAAAACAGATTTCTACACAGCCATTATCACAAACAGAAAGCACCGCAACTTCACAAGGCGGTTTTCTGGAAATAAAAGGAAAACATCACGATACTTATTTTGTTATTCCTGCTACAATTATGACAGCAAATGATACCGTATATCATGGGAATTTTCTTTATCAGACAGCTGGCTTGACGGATATTTTACAAAAGACATTACCGATATATCTTCTTATCTGGCTTTTGGCTTGTATCGTTGTTATCATACTAACCCGTTATCTGCTGAAAAAGTCTTTTGCCCCAACAGAACGAATATTGCAAAGCCAAAAAGATTTTGTTGCAACAGCTTCCCATGAATTAAAATCTCCACTAGCTGTTATGATTTCCAACACGGATATGCTTCTTGATGATGTTTCCTTAAACGAACAGGCAAAGCAAGCCTTACAGACCATAGATTTTGAATGTATGCGGTTATCCCGTTTAGTCAAAGATATGTTGCTTCTGGCTTCTTCCGATGCTAAAACATGGACATTGCATAAAAGTACAATCAATGTAGATACCTTGCTCATTACGTTATATGAAACATACGAACCCGTCTGCATGAAGCAGAATTTAGAACTAAAACTGCATTTATCCGAGGAAAGTTATCCTGCCATGCTTACCGACAAAGACCGATTATTTCAAATCTTGTGTATCTTTATGGATAATGCCATTCAACATTCCAAGAATAATTCTTTGATAGAGATAGAAGTAATCGCCACCGAAAAGAATATTGCTTTTTCTGTGGTAGACCACGGGCAAGGCATTTCTGATGAAGATAAGCAGTATATCTTTGACCGATTTTATAGTGGCGACAAGTCCCATGCTAACAAAGCGAATTTTGGACTGGGACTAAGTATCGCCAAAGAATTAACCCAAATGCTGAACGGTACTATCACTATTAATGATACTGTTGGTGGCGGTGCTGCCTTTACTGTTAAATTTCCTCTGAAATAG
- a CDS encoding HAMP domain-containing sensor histidine kinase has protein sequence MKTSLTKTFRKFLVCLLGGICLSVVVPFVCMLLASSMGIVTLADNNERQTEDLVPILTATPNVSDIHFPTGTKFLRLTKNYEYIDTNMSEEVKEKALMFAKTGLMDTSGKTQFIFVTRNDEYIVLQYVIGSQYLNPQLNHYLPSPEILMITLMIISSLGVCVYLTVHFAKELRKELTPILEATKEIENQNLDFTIGHSKILEFENVIISFDSMRNSLKESLEKQWQSEKLQREQIASLAHDLKTPLTVVQGNIDLLDETELDEEQKLYLSYAMSSSEQMKQYIKILIDISKTTVGYQLQMEDIKLPEFLKHILSQTEIICKDKGIIIQQTQHNLPQNIIGDRMLLERAFINLISNSVEFSPENSTLYIDVDNKDNYLNICITDCGCGFSKEALEHAKERFYMANQSRSSKLHYGMGLYIVDSIIKQHKGKLLLDNSIETKGAKVTIQLPL, from the coding sequence ATGAAAACATCACTTACAAAAACTTTCCGTAAATTTCTTGTTTGTCTACTTGGGGGAATATGTCTGTCCGTGGTTGTCCCATTTGTCTGTATGTTATTAGCTTCCAGCATGGGGATTGTAACACTTGCGGATAATAATGAAAGACAAACGGAAGATCTAGTACCTATACTGACTGCAACGCCGAATGTATCAGATATACATTTTCCTACTGGTACTAAATTTCTTCGATTAACGAAAAACTATGAATACATTGATACAAATATGAGCGAAGAAGTAAAAGAAAAGGCTTTGATGTTTGCTAAAACTGGGTTAATGGATACAAGTGGTAAAACACAGTTTATTTTCGTTACACGAAATGATGAATATATTGTCTTACAGTATGTTATAGGTTCTCAATATTTAAACCCACAACTTAACCATTATTTACCGTCCCCAGAAATTTTGATGATTACGTTAATGATTATAAGCAGTTTAGGGGTATGTGTTTATTTAACTGTTCATTTTGCTAAAGAACTGAGAAAAGAATTGACCCCTATTTTAGAAGCTACCAAAGAAATTGAAAATCAAAACTTAGATTTTACTATCGGACATTCTAAAATATTGGAATTTGAAAACGTGATTATATCTTTTGACAGCATGCGGAACAGCTTAAAAGAGTCATTAGAAAAACAGTGGCAAAGCGAAAAATTACAAAGAGAACAGATTGCTTCTCTAGCCCATGATTTGAAAACTCCATTAACTGTTGTGCAAGGGAACATTGATTTGTTAGATGAAACAGAACTTGATGAAGAACAAAAGCTATATTTATCGTATGCAATGAGTAGTTCTGAACAGATGAAACAGTACATAAAAATTTTGATTGATATATCTAAAACAACTGTCGGTTATCAATTACAAATGGAAGATATTAAATTGCCAGAGTTTTTGAAACATATTTTATCCCAAACAGAAATCATTTGCAAGGACAAAGGTATTATTATTCAGCAGACACAACATAATTTACCACAAAATATAATTGGGGATAGAATGTTACTGGAACGAGCATTTATAAATTTGATTTCAAATTCTGTGGAGTTCTCTCCTGAAAACTCTACATTATATATAGATGTAGATAACAAGGATAATTACTTGAATATCTGTATTACTGACTGTGGTTGTGGTTTTTCAAAAGAGGCATTGGAGCACGCAAAAGAACGCTTCTATATGGCAAACCAAAGCAGAAGTTCTAAACTGCATTATGGAATGGGGTTATATATTGTTGACAGCATTATAAAACAGCATAAAGGAAAACTTTTGCTAGATAATTCGATAGAAACCAAAGGAGCTAAAGTTACTATACAGCTACCATTATGA